Proteins encoded by one window of Salvelinus sp. IW2-2015 unplaced genomic scaffold, ASM291031v2 Un_scaffold2695, whole genome shotgun sequence:
- the LOC112074580 gene encoding centrosomal protein of 135 kDa-like, producing SSLLNRRDQQTSYSLQIKEGDQQPTSYNTLTKERDQLQTSYYTLTEERDQLQTSYNTLTKERDQLQTSYNTLTKERDELQTSYNTLTKEKDQLQTSYNTLTKEKDQLQSRYNTLTKERDNLQTSYNTLTKERDDLQTSYNTLTEERDQLQNSLTTRTKXSDQQQNSLKVMTAEREQLQNSLNSRTKERNQLQNNLNTRTXEKNHLQNSLTTKTKEKDQLQNTLTTITQEREQMQXTLNTRTTEKDQLQNSLNTRTTERDQLQNSLNTTTTERDQLQNSLNTTTTERDQLQNSLNTRTTDRDQLQTRLRFYEKPCLDGWWKFGTSCYYVSSTMDTGGXGQXZCRAMGADDVIINSREEQIFINGFKKNVWIGTYKKDGIWHWVDSTPFKPT from the exons TCATCACTGCTCAACAGAAGAGACCAACAGACCAGTTACAGCCTTCAGATTAAAGAAGGAGATCAGCAACCAACCAGTTACAACACcttgactaaagagagagaccagctacagaccagttactacaccctgactgaagagagagaccagctacagaccagttacaacaccttgactaaagagagagaccagctacagaccagttacaacaccctgactaaagagagagacgagctacagaccagttataacaccctgactaaagagaaagaccagctacagaccagttataaCACCCTGACTAAAGAGAAAGACCAGCTACAGAGCCGTTACAACACcttgactaaagagagagacaatctacagaccagttacaacaccctgactaaagagagagacgatctacagaccagttacaacaccctgactgaagagagagaccagctacagaacaGTCTCACKACAAGGACRAAAGASAGYGACCAGCAGCAAAATAGTCTTAAAGTTATGACTGCTGAAAGGGAGCAATTACAGAATAGTCTTAACTCAAGGACCAAAGAGAGAAACCAGTTGCAGAATAATCTAAATACCAGGACCAKAGAGAAAAACCAYCTACAGAATAGTCTCACAACCAAAACTAAGGAGAAAGACCAGTTGCAGAATACTCTCACCACAATAACTCAGGAGAGAGARCAGATGCAGAAWACTCTAAATACCAGGACCACAGAGAAAGACCAGTTACAGAATAGTCTAAATACCAGGACCactgagagagaccagctacagaacaGTCTAAATACCACGACCactgagagagaccagctacagaacaGTCTAAATACCACGACCactgagagagaccagctacagaataGTCTAAATACCAGAACCACTGACAGAGACCAGTTACAGACCAGGCTTAGGTTCTATG AGAAACCCTGTCTGGATGGATGGTGGAAGTTTGGCACCAGCTGTTACTATGTCTCCTCCACGATGGACACAGGCGGGGSCGGTCAGKYGSAGTGCAGAGCAATGGGTGCAGATGATGTTATTATAAACAGCAGAGAAGAACAG